From a single Fusarium fujikuroi IMI 58289 draft genome, chromosome FFUJ_chr03 genomic region:
- a CDS encoding related to chloride-bicarbonate anion exchanger AE2 has translation MVSASPGHERDHNGMASPRQKQEAWWRIHLFRGMVSDIRRRIPYYVSDWTDAWDYRVVPATVYMYFANILPALAFSLDMFQKTGSNYGVNEVLLSSVLGAVIFSLFAAQPLVIVGVTGPITVFNYTVYDIMKPTGVNYIGFMCWIGIWSLILHWILAVTNSCNWLRWVTRFPCDIFGFYVAFIYLQKGIQVLEHLGRGQEFYLSIVAALLVFMVAYVCGELGGSSLFRHPLRVFLKDYGTPLTIIFFTGFVHFGRMQEVDLEVLPTGIAFEPTSGRDWLVRFWDLSVGDIFLALPFAVLLTILFWFDHNVSSLIAQGSEFPLRKPAGFHWDIFLLGLTTGVAGILGLPFPNGLIPQAPFHTESLCVTKAVKEDDDDGNPVGGGYSFEATHVVEQRFSNFAQGLLTLGTMTGPLLVVLHLIPHGVLAGLFFVMGVQALEGNGITSKLIFLARDRTLTPSNSPLLHIRRRSAIWYFVLIELVGFGATFAITQTVAAVGFPVIIFALIPIRALLLPCIFSPEELSLLDQPTASDFIMEGIGGSWGGKDDEKPALQQRDALRRPEHRDSVLAHPGAPRRSQEDLAELGQIQSGQSTATRRRSLERRQQRKSTP, from the exons ATGGTTTCAGCTTCGCCAGGACACGAAAGAGACCACAATGGAATGGCCTCACCTCGCCAAAAACAAGAGGCTTGGTGGAGAATCCACCTCTTTCGTGGTATGGTCAGTGACATCCGTCGACGAATACCATACTATGTCAGCGACTGGACGGACGCGTGGGACTATCGTGTAGTCCCTGCTACAGTGTATATGTATTTTGCCAA catcCTCCCTGCCCTGGCTTTCTCTCTCGACATGTTCCAGAAAACAGGGTCAAACTATGGCGTCAACGAAGTTTTACTCTCCTCTGTTCTTGGGGCGGTTATCTTCTCTCTATTTGCTGCACAACCGCTGGTCATTGTTGGAGTTACGG GCCCAATAACCGTCTTCAACTA CACCGTATATGATATCATGAAGCCAACCGGCGTCAATTATATTGGCTTCATGTGCTGGATCGGCAT TTGGTCACTTATCCTTCACTGGATTCTCGCCGTAACGAACTCGTGCAACTGGCTTCGATGGGTCACGCGCTTCCCCTGTGACATCTTTGGGTTTTACGTCGCTTTTATCTACCTACAAAAGGGCATTCAAGTCCTCGAACATCTCGGTAGAGGACAAGAGTTCTATCTCTCCATCGTTGCcgctcttcttgtcttcatgGTAGCATACGTTTGCGGCGAACTTGGCGGAAGCAGCCTTTTCCGCCACCCCTTGCGCGTGTTTCTCAAGGACTACGGCACACCTTTGACAATCATCTTTTTCACTGGCTTTGTCCATTTCGGCCGTATGCAGgaggttgatcttgaggtttTGCCCACTGGCATCGCCTTTGAGCCTACCAGTGGCCGCGATTGGCTCGTCCGCTTCTGGGATTTGAGCGTGGGCGACATCTTTCTAGCTCTGCCCTTTGCAGTCCTTCTGACCATTCTCTTCTGGTTCGATCATAATG TTTCTTCACTTATCGCCCAGGGCAGCGAGTTTCCACTTCGCAAACCTGCTGGTTTTCACTGGGATATATTCCTCCTCGGTTTGACAACTGGTGTTGCAGGTATCCTTGGCCTACCGTTTCCCAATGGTCTCATCCCTCAAGCACCCTTCCATACGGAGTCGCTCTGTGTTACAAAAGCTGtcaaggaagatgatgacgatggcaacCCAGTAGGCGGTGGCTATTCCTTCGAGGCCACACACGTTGTAGAGCAACGGTTTTCCAACTTTGCTCAAGGTCTCCTTACTTTGGGTACTATGACGGGACCCCTTTTAGTGGTCCTTCACTTGATTCCCCATGGTGTGCTCGCGGGTCTGTTCTTTGTTATGGGTGTCCAGGCCCTTGAGGGGAATGGTATCACGAGCAAGCTTATTTTCCTAGCGCGCGATCGGACTCTCACGCCTTCAAACAGCCCCTTACTTCATATTCGCCGGCGCTCAGCTATCTGGTACTTTGTCCTCATCGAGCTCGTCGGCTTCGGTGCCACCTTTGCTATCACCCAGACTGTAGCCGCTGTCGGCTTCCCTGTCATCATCTTTGCTCTAATACCAATCCGTGCTCTCCTACTTCCCTGCATATTCTCCCCCGAGGaactctctcttcttgaccAGCCAACAGCCTCCGATTTCATCATGGAAGGAATCGGGGGGTCATGGGGCGGCAAGGACGACGAAAAACCTGCTTTGCAACAGAGAGATGCCCTCCGACGTCCAGAACATCGCGATAGTGTGCTTGCGCATCCTGGTGCCCCTAGAAGGAGTCAGGAGGATCTTGCAGAGCTAGGTCAAATACAATCTGGGCAGAGCACAgcgacaagaaggaggagtttgGAGAGACGACAACAAAGAAAGTCAACCCCATAG